The following are encoded in a window of Hemiscyllium ocellatum isolate sHemOce1 chromosome 35, sHemOce1.pat.X.cur, whole genome shotgun sequence genomic DNA:
- the LOC132832399 gene encoding class I histocompatibility antigen, F10 alpha chain-like: MIGLIVLGLLWGELSAETHSLRYFITGMTPIPNFPEFVIVGYVDGVQFAMYDSNRKDIIPREQWMVDSEGPEAWKRKRFLAQEREDCAKRDILTFMSRTNQTGGIHIYQMMTGCDLRDDGTVIGFNLRGWDGQDLISFDKDHKVWVTPVPWAESIKNRLDQDVVVKQRWRHYLEVECIEWLRKYLEYGQRELRVVPPDVSFARLGDSNWLSCLVTGFYPQAIEVTLWRDGVLIDETLSTGILPNHNRTYQIRKWIEFDLEDQAEYSCQVEHSGLEEKLVVIYVPKSHSQVLVTVGIVFGLLGIISLAVVAVVIHKKKGGMKSGYNPTNTSDERTSSDSSAIS, from the exons ATGATTGGACTGATAGTGCTGGGGCTTCTATGGGGAGAGCTCTCTGCAG AAACTCACTCTCTTCGGTATTTTATCACTGGTATGACTCCGATTCCCAATTTCCCAGAGTTTGTGATTGTTGGTTATGTGGACGGGGTCCAGTTTGCTATGTATGACAGCAATCGCAAGGATATAATCCCCCGGGAACAGTGGATGGTGGACAGCGAGGGACCTGAGGCCTGGAAGCGGAAACGGTTTCTTGCTCAGGAGCGAGAAGACTGTGCCAAACGCGATATTCTGACATTTATGTCACGGACCAACCAGACAGGGG ggaTTCACATTTACCAGATGATGACTGGCTGTGACCTGAGGGATGATGGGACTGTAATTGGGTTCAACCTCAGAGGATGGGACGGGCAAGATTTGATCAGCTTCGATAAGGACCACAAGGTGTGGGTAACCCCAGTCCCCTGGGCGGAAAGCATCAAAAACCGTTTGGACCAGGATGTGGTGGTTAAGCAGAGGTGGAGGCATTACCTGGAGGTGGAGTGCATCGAGTGGCTGAGGAAATACCTGGAGTACGGTCAGAGGGAGCTGAGAGTCG TTCCCCCTGATGTGTCCTTTGCCCGTCTGGGTGATTCTAACTGGCTGTCCTGTCTCGTCACTGGGTTTTACCCACAAGCCATTGAGGTGACTCTGTGGAGGGACGGAGTGTTGATCGATGAGACCCTCTCCACTGGGATCTTGCCCAATCACAACAGGACCTACCAGATCCGGAAATGGATAGAGTTTGATCTGGAGGATCAGGCTGAATATTCCTGTCAGGTGGAGCACAGCGGACTGGaggagaagctggtggtgatttATG tcCCAAAGTCTCACTCCCAGGTTCTTGTTACTGTCGGGATTGTGTTCGGACTCCTTGGGATCATCTCTCTCGCTGTTGTGGCTGTTGTCATTCACAAGAAGAAAG